In a single window of the Halodesulfovibrio sp. MK-HDV genome:
- a CDS encoding PilZ domain-containing protein, translating to MNSFNMHVGESLNIQLASTGQRCWGEVVGFKKDKYLLVETGKAANPLTFLPEDSVTVRCVSNGDGVLCGFRTKVARYLTEPFTQVILHFPQEIERMQLRNESRYNCFCPVTVCHEDLTYEGMLINISDHGGKIILAGISESNEQDSCEYPFFEDQKITLDIRPFGTLLPVKIDAVIKRILMRDGGMSLGVFIDEVFDEEAVFTEFLGRCRKFSELT from the coding sequence GTGAACTCGTTTAATATGCATGTTGGTGAAAGTCTTAATATCCAGTTAGCTAGCACAGGGCAACGTTGCTGGGGGGAAGTGGTTGGATTTAAAAAGGATAAGTACCTTCTTGTTGAGACAGGTAAGGCTGCAAATCCTCTCACTTTTTTGCCAGAAGATTCTGTCACAGTGCGCTGTGTTAGTAATGGAGATGGAGTTCTTTGTGGATTTAGAACCAAGGTCGCACGGTATCTAACTGAACCATTTACACAAGTCATCTTGCATTTTCCTCAGGAAATCGAGCGGATGCAATTGCGAAATGAATCACGGTACAATTGCTTTTGTCCAGTGACCGTGTGTCATGAAGATTTGACTTATGAGGGGATGCTTATAAACATTTCCGATCACGGCGGCAAAATCATATTGGCGGGGATTTCAGAGAGCAATGAGCAGGACTCCTGCGAATATCCATTTTTTGAAGATCAAAAAATTACGCTAGATATCAGGCCGTTTGGAACATTATTGCCGGTAAAAATTGATGCTGTAATCAAACGGATACTTATGCGTGATGGTGGTATGTCGCTGGGCGTATTTATCGATGAAGTTTTTGACGAAGAAGCTGTTTTCACTGAATTTTTAGGACGATGCAGAAAATTCAGTGAGCTGACGTGA
- a CDS encoding NAD(P)/FAD-dependent oxidoreductase, with product MTPVTEQKTVEVKIDPSDINDAKAIRKAALLKAGFPDDPEIQSHVVRRSIDARSRSPHFVCQVLLGEAPKEETGSVFCPEKLTGKRVAIVGAGPAGYFAALTLLEKGIKPIILERGKDVTARRYDLKKVQSDGVVDPHSNYCFGEGGAGTYSDGKLFTRATKRGNVKRILNLFIENGADAGIRLDAHPHLGSNMLPRIVTSMRESIIAAGGEIHFGAHVTDLIKDSDSVKGVILGSGERVDADAVILATGHSARDIFHMLVRNNVPVEAKPFALGVRIEHPQPLIDQIFYHQSPRHENLPAASYRITAQVEDRGVFSFCMCPGGFVVPASTAPGELVLNGMSMSSRSAPFANAGLVVEIRLDDVGGDPSDPLAALAFQAAVEKTMFEAGDGTSQKAPAQRVGDFLAGKISDTLPDSSYVPGLYAAPLNELLPHNIADKLAKALPVFGRKYKGFDSNEAQMMGVESRTSSPVRVLRDKITLEHPSVHGLYPCGEGAGYAGGIVSAAIDGERVATSIATAFGA from the coding sequence ATGACACCAGTAACCGAACAAAAAACGGTTGAGGTCAAAATTGACCCAAGCGACATTAACGACGCAAAAGCAATCCGCAAGGCTGCATTACTTAAGGCAGGATTTCCAGATGATCCGGAAATTCAGTCACATGTAGTTCGCCGTTCTATTGATGCGCGTTCACGCAGCCCGCACTTCGTATGCCAAGTGCTGTTAGGCGAAGCACCAAAAGAAGAAACTGGATCAGTTTTTTGTCCAGAAAAATTAACTGGAAAACGCGTTGCTATCGTTGGCGCTGGCCCTGCCGGTTACTTTGCAGCACTTACCCTTCTTGAAAAAGGGATTAAGCCAATCATCCTTGAACGCGGTAAAGATGTGACAGCACGACGTTATGACCTGAAAAAAGTTCAGTCTGACGGCGTTGTTGATCCGCATTCCAACTACTGCTTCGGTGAAGGTGGCGCTGGCACCTATTCTGACGGTAAGCTTTTCACTCGCGCAACAAAACGCGGCAACGTAAAGCGTATTCTGAATCTATTTATTGAAAACGGTGCTGATGCAGGCATTCGCCTTGATGCGCATCCACACCTCGGCTCCAACATGCTGCCGCGTATTGTCACCAGCATGCGTGAATCCATTATTGCGGCCGGTGGTGAAATCCACTTCGGCGCACACGTTACTGACCTGATCAAAGATAGCGATTCTGTTAAAGGTGTTATCCTTGGTTCCGGCGAACGTGTTGATGCGGATGCCGTGATTTTAGCCACAGGCCATTCTGCACGTGACATTTTCCATATGCTCGTTCGTAACAATGTGCCTGTTGAAGCAAAACCTTTTGCTCTTGGTGTTCGTATTGAACATCCACAGCCACTCATTGACCAAATTTTCTACCACCAGTCACCGCGCCACGAAAATTTACCAGCAGCTAGCTACCGCATCACAGCGCAGGTAGAAGACCGCGGTGTATTCTCTTTCTGCATGTGTCCGGGTGGGTTTGTCGTACCGGCATCAACTGCTCCAGGTGAGCTTGTTCTTAATGGTATGAGCATGTCCAGCCGAAGCGCCCCTTTTGCAAACGCTGGCCTTGTTGTCGAAATTCGCCTTGATGATGTGGGTGGTGATCCTTCTGATCCGCTCGCAGCTCTTGCATTTCAGGCTGCTGTTGAAAAAACAATGTTTGAAGCTGGCGATGGCACATCTCAAAAAGCACCTGCGCAACGTGTTGGCGATTTCCTCGCTGGTAAAATATCTGACACCTTGCCTGACTCTTCCTATGTACCGGGACTGTACGCCGCACCGCTGAACGAGCTGTTACCGCACAACATAGCGGACAAACTTGCCAAGGCACTGCCTGTGTTCGGAAGAAAATACAAAGGCTTCGACTCTAACGAAGCTCAGATGATGGGTGTTGAGTCCCGTACCAGTTCACCCGTACGCGTTCTGCGCGACAAAATAACCTTAGAGCACCCTTCCGTACATGGACTTTACCCATGTGGTGAAGGTGCAGGCTACGCAGGTGGCATTGTTTCCGCAGCCATTGACGGCGAACGTGTCGCAACATCCATTGCAACTGCATTTGGTGCATAA
- a CDS encoding S1C family serine protease: MFNIRFLFRTLFFAAFLTTLCGCSSRQYISGEKTYESKDCIRVLDIEESEAWNMGVSIALNTFDSVKSTPSTKHIHVKHTTAVMGNAAATIEPIELRSKKNKTTTGFAYEIYAKSYGLNQSFVPSYLADEFARELQIYTDAKKIRTNVICGFEKSYEKGSTGRGTGTCWLVDSRGYLVTCEHVAGSKRTLEVVLPDGTVHTATVVLTDKANDIAILKIDPLPEKYRPIPVALTTISNVGEPVYILGFPMGEQVGNSLKMSDGIISSILGFKNNTTEYQTNASINGGNSGGPIFNKNGVAIGIVSSKLVALGTEGIGYVKKTNCLALLFAQVGIPPMPSIDESFSPEEIHTQYKNSVFLIRRY; this comes from the coding sequence ATGTTCAATATCCGCTTCTTATTCCGCACTCTTTTTTTTGCAGCATTCCTTACAACACTTTGTGGATGTTCCAGTCGGCAGTACATTTCCGGTGAAAAAACATATGAAAGCAAAGATTGCATCCGTGTTTTGGATATCGAAGAAAGTGAAGCATGGAATATGGGAGTGAGCATCGCTCTTAATACATTTGATAGCGTCAAATCAACACCGAGCACTAAACATATTCACGTCAAACACACTACGGCCGTCATGGGAAATGCTGCGGCCACCATTGAACCAATCGAACTACGCTCTAAAAAAAACAAAACGACTACCGGTTTTGCCTACGAAATTTACGCTAAAAGCTACGGGCTAAATCAATCATTTGTACCAAGTTATCTTGCAGACGAGTTTGCTAGAGAATTGCAGATATATACTGACGCAAAGAAAATACGAACGAACGTCATTTGCGGCTTTGAAAAAAGCTATGAAAAAGGCTCAACAGGACGTGGAACAGGAACCTGCTGGCTAGTAGATTCTCGCGGTTACCTTGTTACGTGCGAACATGTTGCAGGAAGCAAGCGGACATTAGAAGTTGTTTTGCCAGATGGTACAGTCCACACTGCGACCGTTGTTCTTACAGATAAGGCAAATGACATTGCCATTCTCAAAATTGATCCGCTGCCTGAAAAATATCGCCCGATCCCTGTTGCTCTCACCACTATTAGTAATGTGGGAGAGCCTGTATACATCCTTGGTTTCCCAATGGGGGAGCAAGTTGGCAACTCACTTAAAATGTCAGATGGCATTATCAGTTCAATACTTGGCTTTAAAAACAACACAACAGAATACCAAACCAACGCCAGTATTAACGGCGGCAACAGCGGTGGCCCCATCTTCAACAAAAACGGCGTGGCTATCGGAATTGTTAGCTCTAAGTTAGTTGCTTTGGGGACAGAAGGCATAGGGTACGTAAAAAAGACAAACTGCCTCGCATTACTCTTTGCACAAGTAGGTATTCCTCCCATGCCATCCATCGATGAATCCTTTTCGCCTGAAGAAATTCACACACAGTATAAAAACTCCGTGTTCTTAATCAGACGCTACTAG
- a CDS encoding sigma-54-dependent Fis family transcriptional regulator: MPTNRTTTQNPANENFFSTVLCKGKEWVIDKYTNNLCTLFPIFSQADAPKSFLHHIQQYALPADALQLANMTEGATVFVKIRSINYCVTWHWIDRSTEYRSVTVYSINDKSFQNAALHKEELDVLFESMHDGIWVIDGNGITQRVNKAMERIAGIKAEGVIGKHVSEAVEMGYTTTCVTLRALEAGHSVTMFDDYSNGVRCLNTSTPIFDANGEAWRAIACIRDISELKTLQTKLSKYELEAQVYKDKLKTLEKGQAEGVLGNSPAMLQLSQDIQRAAQVDAPVLLLGETGTGKTLTAGTIHKQCGRGEGAFISINCGAIPSELLEAELFGYEAGAFSGASDKGKAGLFELADGGTLFLDEVAELPLLMQVKLLHVLDGDGYRKVGGTTQLKPNVRIIAATNKSFDKLLASGTFREDLYYRLRVLIVSIPPLRDRSEDIPLLVQHFLTSANLKYNLRKTLSPDLLSTLSQNRWPGNVRELRAAVDYLVAMSDQDLITPDYLPPHFLSENEDGSAIMSSAAHINLKDEVETLERKLIKQALISGRSTYKAAKLLGTSQSTIVRKAQRYRIGIVEVSHDLS; this comes from the coding sequence ATGCCAACTAATCGAACCACGACACAAAATCCCGCAAATGAGAATTTTTTCTCAACCGTTCTTTGCAAAGGAAAAGAGTGGGTTATAGACAAATATACTAACAATCTTTGCACACTATTTCCTATCTTTTCACAAGCAGATGCGCCCAAGTCATTTCTGCATCACATTCAGCAATATGCGTTGCCTGCAGATGCCCTGCAATTGGCAAATATGACTGAAGGTGCCACCGTTTTTGTAAAAATTCGTAGCATAAATTACTGTGTCACCTGGCACTGGATTGACCGATCTACCGAATATCGCTCCGTCACGGTCTACAGCATTAATGACAAGAGCTTCCAAAACGCAGCTCTTCATAAAGAAGAACTCGATGTTCTTTTTGAATCCATGCACGACGGTATTTGGGTAATTGACGGAAACGGCATCACACAACGCGTTAACAAAGCGATGGAGCGAATTGCCGGTATTAAAGCCGAGGGGGTAATTGGCAAGCATGTTTCAGAAGCGGTTGAAATGGGCTACACAACTACATGTGTAACCCTGCGAGCTCTCGAAGCAGGCCACTCTGTAACAATGTTTGACGACTACAGCAACGGCGTGCGTTGCCTCAACACAAGTACACCAATTTTTGATGCAAATGGTGAAGCATGGCGAGCCATTGCATGTATCCGAGACATCAGTGAACTGAAGACTTTGCAAACCAAACTCAGTAAATATGAGTTGGAAGCACAGGTATATAAAGATAAATTAAAAACATTGGAAAAAGGTCAAGCTGAGGGTGTATTGGGGAACAGCCCAGCCATGCTGCAACTCTCGCAGGACATCCAGCGAGCGGCACAGGTTGATGCTCCTGTATTACTGTTAGGGGAAACAGGTACAGGTAAAACACTCACAGCAGGCACAATCCACAAACAGTGTGGACGCGGCGAAGGTGCTTTCATCTCAATCAACTGTGGCGCAATTCCAAGTGAACTGCTTGAGGCAGAACTTTTCGGATACGAAGCTGGAGCGTTCTCCGGCGCATCTGATAAAGGCAAAGCCGGTTTGTTTGAACTTGCGGATGGCGGAACACTCTTCCTTGATGAAGTAGCAGAGCTTCCATTGCTTATGCAGGTTAAACTTCTGCATGTTCTCGACGGTGACGGCTACCGTAAAGTTGGTGGCACAACCCAGTTGAAACCAAATGTCCGCATTATCGCTGCAACAAACAAATCATTCGATAAGCTTCTGGCTTCCGGCACCTTCCGAGAAGACTTGTACTACCGTCTGCGTGTACTTATTGTTTCCATTCCACCATTACGCGACCGGTCTGAAGACATCCCGTTGCTGGTGCAGCACTTCCTGACCAGTGCAAACTTGAAATACAATTTACGCAAAACGCTTTCTCCGGATCTACTTTCAACGCTTTCTCAAAACAGATGGCCGGGTAACGTTCGGGAACTACGCGCAGCAGTAGACTATCTCGTTGCAATGAGTGATCAGGACTTAATTACTCCAGATTATCTGCCGCCGCATTTCCTTTCAGAAAACGAAGACGGCAGTGCCATCATGTCCAGTGCAGCCCACATCAACTTGAAAGATGAAGTAGAGACACTTGAACGCAAGCTCATCAAGCAGGCACTGATTTCAGGCAGAAGCACATACAAGGCAGCTAAGCTTCTCGGCACAAGTCAATCTACCATCGTCCGCAAAGCGCAGCGATACAGAATCGGGATTGTCGAAGTGAGCCACGACCTCTCCTAA